aataaacaaacaacaagacaTCGCACTCAAGCATTAATAATTGAGCGAAAATTCTCAGTCACAGCTCCTGCTGCTGGACTTTGACAAGCCTTCTCCTGTCATCATTGCATTTTCAGCCACTCTTAGATGTGCATGTGAAAAGCAGTCTAGCTAGCCAGTCACACTCTCTCAGAGCAACTGGAACACAAACCCTGTTTAACATGGTTGCTGTTAAACAGGGTGAAATATATTTCCAACAAGGATCTAACTGCACGGGACGCATTTCACAACCGTAAACAGGGTCGTAATGCCTCCAAATAGTTGTTTGGAAAATGATCCATCCCCAGGGTCACATGTTTTTTGCCTCATGgctgttgcttttattttttctactcCTGAGACTCAGCACAAGGTGTAACCACTGAACTGAAAACTTTACATAACAGCTCAGCGTTTAAGAACATCTGTTACATGCATAACTGTGAGCATTTAATGTTTAACTGACACAGATAAGAAGTGAACTTTGATTACTTTTTCTCTTTGAAGAAAGACAATGATGCCACTGATACGAAAAAATCCATGTTACAGTTTCTCAAAGGAAGCACAGATACTGTTTAcaatacatttattattatactatataaagaaacagcatttgTCGAACATAATCTTAAAGGaaaaccacagagaaacaaGACATGAAAAAGATCATTAGTCAAGCAGCGGTTTGGGGTCTATTAAAGACAAATGCATCCCAAAATTCAATTGCGCCATATCGCTAAAGGTCACGAACTGAGCTCATGTAATAAAAGTCTCTCACCATAGTCGGGCTCTGGGTGCACAGTTCTGAGCCGGAGGTAGTCTCTAAAAAGAGACACGGAGGGGTCTTCATCCTCAGGAAAGCTCTGTCCGCCTCCAACACCTGGACCGTCTTTGTCAGGCAGCATGGTTCGACTTATCCTCTGCCTGAGGACATAGGAGGCAACACACGGCATGTCACAGTGATAACACGCCAGGTTCATGTGGCAAATATCTGTTCTTTATCTGGCACAGACATGACGCTAAATCCGTTTATCACTGTCTCCCTTTTACCGCTGCCATGACCTTACCTGCTTAAAACACCTCAGCTCGGGTCCTGATAAAAGCTAGCTAGCCTCAAGCGAGTTGACTTATTGTCCCTGTCTTTTGGCACAGGCTCCAGCAGCGGAGATTACAGGACGGCAAATAGCGCAGTGTTATTTACTCCACCTTATTTTAATACTTATTATTACTTGTTATTACTCACCCTCTCCAGCCACGCAAGCTCCTACGACCAAGGTAACCAGGTTTGTGACAGTGTGTGgcgtgtgtgttactgtgtatCAGCTGACATGCTGCTGGCTTCCtgcccttcaaaataaaagtctacTAGCTGTGGTAACTACAatgaatttgcattttctgCCTTTCTGTTTCACACATTTGAAAGACACATTTTAATGCTATCCCCCCGTACTGACACGCTTTCAGGTTTtccgatcgtggctcaagagttggcagttcgtcttgtaatcggaaggttgcaaGACCTTCCGAACGCCAGGTTCGAGCCCCGgcgtccttgggcaagacacttcacccgttgcctactggtggtggtcagagggcccggtggtgccagtgtccggcagcctcgcctctgtcagtgcgccccagggtggctgtggctacaatgtagcttgtcatcaccagtgtgtgaatgggtggatgactgaatgtagtgtaaagcgctttggggtccatagtgACTAaataaaagcgctatacaaatacaggccatttactattACCATTCTTTTCCCTTTAGGGGTCGCTACAGCCGATCATATTCTTCCATCCCGCCCAAGTTcgagcatcctcctctgtcacatcagccctgcatgtcctccttcactgcatGCATGGATCATCTCCATGGTCTTCCCTTTTTTCTCccgcctggcagctccatcttcataaTCTTATGTCCAGTTTacccactatccctcctctgcacatgtccaaaccatctcaacgTTTATCTCCAAAGCACTCATGAGCTTTCTCTGATATAAAGGCTTGATTTaagtaaatttatttattttactaattTACTTATTGAGAGGTTTCTTCCCATATAATTTCCTTTGCATTGTTTTATATCTTGTATGCTTTGAATGTatgtattacatttttaaaattaaaatacaaatttaataCCAGACACTTCAGTTGGCATATACATATGTGGATTTATGTGCACATGCAGTCTGTGCATGTACACACATGAATAATTTTGTTCCTTAAATAAATGGCATTGTTTCACTGCTGACTGATATCCTGCTCAGTATCTTTTGCTCCCTGCTTTTAAATCAGATGTCACTCTCAACATGCCAGAAAGGACCAGAAACTCAAGTTGAAACTAGAACTTCAATTGTGAAAGCAGGCTGATTGGTGAGCTACCAGACAGTTACTCATTTAATCGTCTCCATCCTGGTCTGCCACCACCAGCTCgacctcctgtctttttgtcagtatcAGTCTCCAAatcatacatcatagcaggtctcactaccatcttgtaaatctTCTCTTGCATCTATTTTTTTGTTgctcatctccacccactccaccctgcctgcactctctatTTCACCCCTCTTTTGCACTGTCCATTACTTTGAATGACCAACTAACCAGAGGTATTTCTTGCAGCTCATTCACCTACACTACCTGTGAGATCTATGCGACTTCACCATTCCACCTGCCTCCCTTTCgttcattaattttattttaatttggggcctggataaaaaaaaaaagtacaaaaaatatatacaagtcACAAATTATATACAGAAAACTTCTACAAAGAAAGTCATATAAATACATCAAGGTTAAGCTTAAGGTTTGTTCCTTCTTAACATGGCAGCATGCTGAATGAAATacacaaagcacagatttttttgcctttattttaaGCAGTGCAcgtattttcctttttccatgATTGTCCAAACTCATTGAAAATATATTACATACAACTTCAATATTATATAATACAAGAGttggtttttaaattatttttacattgttaacactttcttttactgttttttaaacTCCATTACTTTGAGCAtcaagtgtgtttgcttttgtttagcACAGCTTGTGTTTAATGGGAGCCAGAATGGTTACCAGATATTTATAGAAATGCTGTTTGTTAAATGTGAAACTAACAGAAGCTTTCAAATACAGGTGGAAGCAACATTTGCTTATTTACAGTAACCTACATGTCACCCACAAAAATGGTAACAGTCACTCAAAccacattaaatattttttacatgcaACAGGCGATGAGAAAAACAAGAATCAAAACTCACCACTATACAagtctctgtttttttgttttttttaacaagataAGCTGAATTACTCTTGTATTTTTAGGCGGCAAAGgaactgaaaaataatgcaTTTGTGACATCTGAAATACTACAttgttaaatgtaaaattttaaacACTATTTTCCAAACCACAGAGTGTTGACCTGTCCAGGGCGGACACCCCACCTCATCCCCTATAACAGCTATTCCCttgtcaaagtttttttttctctacaagAAAGAAGAATTCTGCTGATTTACGTCACTACAGTCAACCACTGATTGGCCGAAAAAAACATCTTCCTGTCTTTTCCTAATCACTATTTCttgacttcagtggaaaaagCCATGAAGTAAAAGAAAGATGTGGGGGAGGGCTCGACTGCGTTTACGTTAGACTAATCAATAATGTTACAGCAGATGCTGCTGACGAGCACCTGCTGTGAAACTTTAATGTTTCATGTAGGCTTCCTGTGCCTACACTAAAATTGGATAATGATAATCCTAAAGGCTAAACCTTAGATTTACTTTgatcatcatttttaatatAGTTCATGTCTTtcttcatatatattttttaaataaatctaaattctttacagagagaaacaacataaaagctAATTTAGTTACAGCAGCCTAGAGTTCATACGTCGCCTGTAGGTTTATCATAGCCTGTCACTGATGGTTTAAAACATATCAGCAGGTTATGGCATAACATGGAACCTACTGGAGCTGGATTGAAATGGAACCATTTACCTGCATGATTTTTCAGTTATATTTTCATGAAAAATTGGATGGTGTGTCGCTTTGAACTGTGGGTTGGCTTTACCTACTGCCCTTTCACAAAGCATGGTCCAGTGTATCCTATGCTAAAGGAGTTAAAAAAGGAAGCACTGAAGCACTTTCTTTAGTATGTAGAGATTTCAATCAGCTCCTATTATACTTCCAGGTCACtacattcaaagaaaaaaatgactatTCCATCCTAGCCCAGGTATTCTGCCACTCATTTCAGTTTGCTGAGGAATTCAATCAATCCTTGGTGAAATTCTCTGGTTTTGTCAATATAGCAGGCATGGCGCGCTCCTTCCAGCTTCAGCACGAAGTGATTTGGGAGTTGTATGAGGTTCTTGTGGGACTGGGCACCCAGATTTGTGTCCTGTGCTCCAAACACAATCAGAGTGGGAGTCTGAAAAGGACACAGGACTAAGAAGTCAAAGAGGAAGACACCCATCCTacaacacatatatatatatatatatatatatatatatataaaatcgctagcccgacgccCCGGAGctaacttcttatctggtgcgcgtctatAATACAGTAAGTATTTATAGTCATTGTATTCAGAGATCGCATCATTATTTATGCCTCTCTCACCTGAATATTTTGGTACTGCTGTGCAGAGTAACTCCGGGTCCCAACTGGTGCTATAGGGATAAAACCGTGTAGCTGAGCACTGTTCTTCATGAGAAAGGGGAGGGAGTAATGTCCACTCATCGATGGGCTCAAAAGCACAGCTGCCCTCACCCCCAAAGACTCCATGAACCTTGAAAGGAGATCCACTCGACTTTGGTCAGTCTTCAGAGACTCCGAGTCTGGTGATTTTCCATAtccttaaaatatatataaaagaagggggatataatttaaataaacttaaataGATAACACTACAACACTACGCTACATATATTAAAGTTAATTTACACCTAGTGCAAGAAACTCTCACAGGTTTAagctgaaatttttttttaagtatttaaagtTATTCTTCGAGTAATTCTTCGAGCATGCGTAGCACCATCTTGTGAGAGTAcagaatgtgacatcactgggttgGTTGGTTATTGCTAATCGACTGACATTAGTTTGTGTCCGCTAACTAGTGAGAGAACTGATAACAAGGTGgaaaacaaggggaaaaaaactaaaacgtAGTCTAAGGAATCCCTTTTGTGCTGCCCCTGGCTGATAaatgagttttatgttaataataaaatacacaaaaaaaaataaaaaaataaaagatatacTGTTGTCATTCACTCTCTGTCTCTTAAGCAATAACCGGTTATTCATTGCTGGCTAGCTGGACTGAAATGGGGAAACTGAGACGTTAGCCGTAATGTTCGGTATTGTAGAGTAGTTTATTATTGAGGACTGTGTGCAGGAGAGCCTGTTGGAGTGAGGTGTGCTGGTGGTTCACCGAACCAACAA
This DNA window, taken from Astatotilapia calliptera chromosome 5, fAstCal1.2, whole genome shotgun sequence, encodes the following:
- the abhd14a gene encoding protein ABHD14A translates to MNFLRNRLVVLGLVLLATLLLYLLLPSIRQGSMEPSLEAQKMGLMATPPLPLPTINVSIRTGQLPGDPPLFFREALPVDGAGRQILPRLQIVLLHGQAFTSKTWEELGTMALLATNGYQALAMDLPGYGKSPDSESLKTDQSRVDLLSRFMESLGVRAAVLLSPSMSGHYSLPFLMKNSAQLHGFIPIAPVGTRSYSAQQYQNIQTPTLIVFGAQDTNLGAQSHKNLIQLPNHFVLKLEGARHACYIDKTREFHQGLIEFLSKLK